The Sporomusa termitida genome has a window encoding:
- a CDS encoding pyridine nucleotide-disulfide oxidoreductase/dicluster-binding protein: MDQKLLRQREAKCVQENPPGCTAACPVHVDVRGIVNAVRKGDYAAGFALLYRIIPFPGIISRICEQPCQQACKRNEVDEPIFIRALEKICVDNNTTIPKIMLPLPKKQKVAIVGAGLSGLTAAVELARKGYQVTVFEAADLLGGSIRKFPGNKLPLPVIEDDLARLQKLPLTIKAAMPVTRLDSLYPDFDAVYLATGNQAAYLQLDLQLDAAGMIIVEPLSLVTSNSKVFAGGSLRREANGYSAILSIADGKVAAISIDRLFQNASLTANRDTEGPFKSTLYTNIDDVKPEPMVCAAAADGGYTKEEAGAEAERCLLCQCLECVKVCEYLAHYRAYPKRYVREIYNNLSIVMGIHHANKMINSCSLCGLCEQVCPQKLNMGEVCQQARQMMVDKGKMPPSTHEFALQDMHFSNSDRCFLARHQPGFATSTVVFYPGCQLAASSPQYVSQAYQFLCEKMAGGVGLMLGCCGAPAKWAGQEQEYQETLRQIDQNWRELGSPRVITACPSCYSLFRHHVPDMAVESLWTVLDRIGLPAGAGAAGLGQKLAIHDSCTTRDEPELQNSVRSIMSKLGLQAEELPLNRDTTVCCGYGGLMIYANQEVAHKVIQRRIKESESDYLTYCVMCRDNFASQGKRVLYLLDVIFGSDANHLAAQAGPGYSARQENRARLKTTLLRAVWGEPGVEEAQAKFKVTIPEDVLRVMEERRILVDDVTRVIDHGETSGNKLKDPVRGHYIAYFQPANVTYWVEYLPQDDGFVVRNAYCHRLVITS; encoded by the coding sequence GTGGATCAGAAACTACTGCGTCAGCGGGAAGCCAAATGTGTGCAGGAAAATCCGCCTGGTTGTACGGCTGCCTGCCCTGTTCATGTCGATGTCCGGGGAATCGTTAACGCTGTACGTAAGGGGGATTATGCGGCAGGCTTTGCTTTGTTGTACAGAATCATCCCTTTTCCGGGGATTATCAGCAGGATTTGTGAACAGCCCTGTCAGCAGGCCTGTAAGCGTAATGAAGTGGATGAGCCTATTTTTATCCGGGCTTTGGAAAAGATATGTGTTGATAACAATACAACTATACCTAAAATTATGCTGCCGCTGCCGAAAAAACAGAAAGTGGCGATTGTTGGTGCCGGGTTAAGTGGTTTGACCGCCGCCGTGGAACTGGCCCGCAAAGGGTACCAGGTGACTGTTTTTGAAGCAGCAGACCTGTTGGGCGGCAGCATCCGGAAATTTCCGGGAAATAAATTACCCCTGCCGGTCATTGAGGATGATTTAGCCAGGCTGCAAAAATTGCCCCTGACGATCAAAGCGGCTATGCCGGTTACGCGGTTAGACAGCCTGTACCCGGATTTTGATGCCGTTTATCTGGCGACCGGCAACCAGGCCGCTTACTTACAGTTAGATCTCCAACTGGACGCTGCGGGGATGATTATAGTCGAGCCCTTATCGCTGGTAACAAGCAACAGCAAGGTTTTTGCCGGTGGCAGCCTCCGCCGTGAGGCTAACGGTTATTCGGCGATTCTCTCGATTGCCGACGGCAAGGTGGCGGCAATCTCGATTGACCGTCTGTTCCAGAACGCTTCCCTGACCGCCAACCGGGACACAGAAGGACCGTTCAAGAGCACCCTTTATACCAACATTGACGATGTAAAACCTGAGCCTATGGTCTGTGCGGCTGCGGCTGACGGGGGCTATACCAAGGAGGAAGCCGGTGCGGAAGCCGAGCGCTGCCTGTTGTGCCAGTGTCTGGAATGTGTTAAGGTCTGTGAATATCTGGCCCATTACCGGGCTTACCCCAAGCGGTATGTGCGCGAAATATATAATAATTTATCAATTGTAATGGGCATCCATCATGCCAATAAGATGATAAATTCCTGCAGCCTGTGCGGCCTGTGCGAGCAAGTCTGCCCGCAGAAATTAAATATGGGTGAGGTGTGCCAGCAGGCGCGGCAAATGATGGTGGACAAAGGGAAAATGCCGCCGTCAACCCATGAATTTGCCCTGCAGGATATGCATTTCAGCAATAGTGACCGCTGTTTCCTGGCCCGGCATCAACCAGGCTTTGCCACAAGTACGGTTGTGTTTTACCCCGGCTGCCAGCTGGCGGCGTCATCACCACAGTACGTAAGCCAGGCTTACCAATTTTTGTGTGAAAAAATGGCCGGCGGGGTTGGGCTGATGCTGGGGTGTTGCGGTGCTCCGGCCAAATGGGCCGGCCAAGAGCAGGAATACCAGGAAACGCTCCGCCAGATTGACCAGAACTGGCGGGAGTTAGGGAGCCCCAGGGTAATTACTGCCTGTCCAAGCTGTTACAGCCTGTTTAGGCACCACGTTCCGGATATGGCTGTCGAGAGCTTATGGACAGTGCTGGACCGTATTGGCTTGCCGGCCGGGGCGGGGGCGGCCGGTCTTGGGCAGAAACTGGCAATCCATGATAGTTGTACCACCAGGGATGAGCCTGAACTGCAAAATAGTGTGCGCAGTATTATGTCGAAGCTGGGGCTGCAGGCTGAGGAACTGCCGCTTAACCGTGACACTACTGTCTGCTGCGGTTATGGCGGTTTGATGATTTATGCCAATCAAGAGGTGGCCCATAAGGTCATCCAGCGGCGGATTAAGGAGAGTGAGTCAGACTATCTGACCTACTGTGTGATGTGCCGCGATAATTTCGCCAGTCAGGGCAAACGGGTTCTGTATCTGCTGGATGTAATTTTTGGCAGCGATGCCAATCACCTTGCGGCCCAGGCCGGTCCAGGTTATTCAGCCCGTCAGGAGAACCGGGCCCGGCTGAAAACAACGCTGCTGCGGGCGGTGTGGGGGGAACCGGGTGTGGAGGAGGCCCAGGCAAAGTTTAAAGTCACCATTCCCGAGGATGTATTGCGGGTTATGGAAGAAAGAAGGATTCTTGTTGACGATGTAACCCGGGTGATTGACCATGGGGAAACCAGCGGCAATAAGCTCAAGGACCCGGTCAGAGGCCATTATATCGCTTATTTTCAGCCGGCTAATGTAACCTACTGGGTCGAATACCTGCCGCAGGATGACGGTTTTGTTGTGCGGAATGCCTATTGCCACAGACTTGTTATTACCAGCTAG
- a CDS encoding DVU_1557 family redox protein yields the protein MSTYKVQQQQMVIICVKCGIQLTLGQVTLSYLESSFPVELYRCSACGLVYIPEELANGKMKQVEAALEDK from the coding sequence ATGAGCACTTACAAGGTTCAGCAGCAGCAAATGGTTATTATTTGTGTTAAGTGTGGTATTCAGCTGACATTGGGGCAAGTGACGCTATCCTATCTGGAAAGCAGCTTTCCGGTCGAGCTGTATAGATGTTCTGCCTGTGGCTTAGTGTACATACCGGAGGAATTGGCCAATGGTAAAATGAAGCAGGTGGAAGCCGCGCTGGAGGATAAGTGA
- the trsM gene encoding DVU_1556 family methyltransferase, whose product MIHHHPGGLPLTKRVVECAAFAPGARVVDIGCGTGQTVEYLRNTCGLQAVGIDLAESRLEQGRARVPGLPLMRAAGEALPFATASMDGALAECSLSVMTDSSRVLAEIHRILVDRGKLVITDLYVRKPAAACPAGAGPGGELRKQLADAGFRILVWEDQTAYLREFVACYLMQYGSIAELWQCTANGKMNKQMGYFLLLAEKCQTKG is encoded by the coding sequence ATGATTCATCACCATCCCGGCGGGTTACCGTTAACGAAGCGGGTTGTTGAGTGCGCGGCCTTTGCGCCGGGGGCCCGGGTTGTGGATATTGGCTGCGGTACCGGTCAGACTGTGGAATACTTACGCAATACCTGTGGCTTACAGGCAGTGGGAATAGACTTGGCCGAGTCACGGCTGGAGCAGGGGCGGGCCCGGGTGCCGGGCTTACCCCTTATGAGAGCGGCCGGCGAAGCATTACCCTTTGCGACTGCCTCAATGGACGGGGCGCTGGCTGAGTGCAGCCTGTCGGTTATGACGGATAGCAGCAGGGTTTTGGCAGAAATACACAGGATACTTGTTGACAGGGGAAAACTGGTGATTACCGATCTGTATGTGCGCAAGCCGGCTGCCGCTTGTCCGGCCGGTGCCGGCCCAGGCGGCGAATTGCGGAAGCAGCTGGCGGATGCCGGGTTTCGCATTCTGGTATGGGAGGATCAGACGGCTTATTTACGTGAATTTGTGGCTTGTTATCTTATGCAGTATGGTTCAATAGCAGAGCTTTGGCAATGCACAGCGAATGGCAAGATGAACAAACAAATGGGATATTTTCTGCTGCTGGCCGAAAAATGCCAGACGAAAGGGTGA